The proteins below come from a single Mya arenaria isolate MELC-2E11 chromosome 6, ASM2691426v1 genomic window:
- the LOC128236903 gene encoding dehydrodolichyl diphosphate synthase complex subunit DHDDS-like gives MSWFPEKRTQDSWVHRFCSSILKCGPIPNHVAFIMDGNRRFAKKNSMESAEGHLKGFDKLAETLEWCLHLGIKEVTVYAFSIENFKRSRDEVDCLMELARQKFARLLEEKELIQKHEVCVRVLGNLALLPEDVQRTVAEVVNLSKNNTRAKLNVCFSYTSREEICTAMRELAEGVEQGLIRETDVSEELLERCLYTNQSVEPDLLIRTSGEVRLSDFLLWQSTFSVLSFLEVLWPDFSIWHMYAAILHYQRSYAGIQDAKEENHRLKDQLSQESDKESILQETICSCGDKDQSEQCCHSDKCDLDLVSLRDKLNRFVGERKQREEEFIQKLNQKRDAFLENKLPARVK, from the exons ATGTCCTGGTTCCCTGAAAAAAGAACTCAGGACTCGTGGGTACATCGATTCTGTTCGAGCATACTGAAGTGTGGTCCAATACCTAATCATGTTGCATTTATCATGGATGGAAACAGAAGATTTGCAAAGAAAAACAGTATGGAAAGTGCAGAAGGTCATTTGAAAGGATTTGATAAACTGGCGGAG ACATTGGAATGGTGTCTACATCTCGGCATCAAAGAGGTGACGGTGTATGCCTTCAGCATCGAGAACTTCAAACGCTCGCGAGATGAGGTGGATTGTCTTATGGAACTAGCTCGACAGAAGTTTGCCAGGCTACTGGAAGAAAA GGAGTTAATACAGAAGCATGAAGTGTGCGTACGGGTCCTCGGGAACCTGGCCCTGCTGCCAGAGGATGTGCAGAGAACTGTGGCAGAGGTCGTCAATCTTTCCAAGAACAACACCAG GGCCAAATTGAATGTGTGTTTCTCATACACATCACGGGAGGAGATCTGTACAGCCATGAGGGAGCTCGCGGAGGGTGTAGAGCAGGGACTCATCAGAGAAAC TGATGTATCTGAAGAGCTACTGGAGCGCTGCCTATACACAAATCAGTCTGTTGAGCCCGACCTGCTCATACGCACCTCTGGTGAGGTCCGCCTTAGTGACTTCCTTCTCTGGCAG AGTACGTTTAGTGTGCTGTCATTCCTTGAGGTCCTGTGGCCGGACTTCAGTATCTGGCACATGTACGCTGCCATTCTTCACTACCAGCGGAGCTACGCAGGCATTCAG GATGCAAAGGAGGAAAATCATCGCCTGAAGGACCAACTGAGTCAAGAATCTGATAAAGAGAGCATCCTTCAAGAGACAATATGTTCCTGTGGTGACAAGGACCAATCAGAACAGTGTTGCCATAGTgataaatgtgaccttgacctagtgTCCCTTAGAGATAAGTTGAACCGGTTTGTGGGGGAGAGGAAGCAGAGGGAAGAAGAGTTTATACAGAAGCTGAACCAGAAAAGAGAcgcatttttagaaaataagttACCCGCGAGAGTCAAATGA